The DNA sequence GTGGTTAAGGTACTCCTCTTGTGCAGTGGTTTCCTCTGGAGTCTGATGCTCCAATAACAGATGCTATGTATTCGTGTGATGGCATGTTGATCTACACAAGCTTTGAAGATGGAAGCGTGGGCATTTTTAAGGCCTCAACTCTCCAATTGAAGTGTCGGATCAGCTCCGCTGCTTATCTGCCTTCTAATTCCAGGTGCATTCTTGAAACATTCAAGGCCTCATCTGTTTTGCAATTTAAGCTGTACTATCACTGATTCTGCTATATGACAGGTCCCGGGTATTTCCAGTCGTCGTTGCTGCTCACCCTAATGAACCTAACCAGTTTGCTCTGGGACTCACGGATGGCGGGGTTATTGTCCTGGAGCCTCCAGAATCGGAGCAGGGATGGGGCTCAGCTCCTCCCGTTCCAAATGGTTCGGGGCCAGAGCACATCCAGGTCTGAATCACACAAACTGCCCTGGGGACGTTGCTCATCTCCAAGTAAATAGAGCAAAAAGTAGCTGTAAGTATGATGCGGCGCTTGGTGTATAGGTTTTCTTGAGGCTTACAAGGACTTCCCTCCATACAAATCATGGATCGAGACTAAAAGGTACAGATAGTTTGACATAACATAGATACCTGGGAGATGAGGATTGGGAGATTTTTAAATCCAACAGGAGTATAGCAAAGCAAAGGCTTCTGCagaatttcatcatacattggAGATATACATAGGGACACCTGACTGAGCATTTAAATGCAGAATGTGAGTACATTTTCCTTCCTTGTTTCGTGCCAAACCCTATACAAGAGGAGGATGCTGTTTGACTGTCCTAAATGAAAGGAAACTCTGTTATCAACAGTACAATTTGCATTATTCCATGTAccctcctttttttctctaCAGGTACCTAGTTTCTTTCCTTATGCAGTGagccaaaagaaaatagaaataaaggggCGCTTCATCGTCCGGATAAAAGTCGAGATAAATTCAGTGTCGAGATAGTTGGGCACGTGGATGCTGGGCCAATTAGACTGCTACTGAGGTTTTTCCTGGTATTTTGAGTTGAAATTTGAAACCAACACACAACGCCGAAGATCGAATTTAAAATCTCTCGAGACATGTTCCGACAAGACGCGACGTTTCGTTTCCCATGCAAACGTACGTGGCAAAGGCTGAGCACGTCCATGCAAGTCATCTTGAACCAAGCCACGACACGTGCGTAGTAACACAACATGGGACGGTCCTCGTTTGCACTTATCCCCCTGCCCTCCTTCGATGCTCGAATCATCCTCCTTAATATACTTACAAAGTTCCAGTAACTTTGAGAAAGAGAAACCGAACCCAGTCAAACAATGGCACAAATCAGCAGTGCGTCACCCTTGAGAGACAAGAAAGTGAAGGACATAGTCATCAACGCGAGGCGGCTCGTGGAGGTCCCTTACACGGCGTCCCTCGCCCACACCATGAACGCGCTGGTGGCGAACAGCGTGGTGGCAGTGCCGGTGGCGGCCCCGCCTGGCCAATGGATTGGCGCAGGCGGGTCCATGATCATGGAGTCCGACAAGCAGACGGGCACCGTCAGGAAGCATTACATAGGGATGGTAACCATGCTAGATATACTCACCCACATCGCCGGAGACGACCAGGTGAATGGCAGCGGCAGTGGCGACTGGTCGCCAGATCTCGATCAGAAGATGGCCGTTCCAGTGTCGAACATCATAGGACACTGTCTTGAGGGTCTCAGCCTCTGGACGCTAAACCCCAATACAAGGTGATATGAAGGTTTCACTTCATTTCATATATTAGAACTAATGTGTATGAACTCAATCATTAGGTCAGTTGTAGCTCTAATTGTTGGAAAATATCAAGGAGCTTTTGGGAACTTATTACTGAATTTATACGCAGCATCCTAGATTGTATGGAAGTGTTGAGCAAAGGCGTACACCGAGCCCTGGTGCCGCTAGACAGCCACATGGAGAACATTTCTGGGGTTGAGCTCGTGGAGTCGGCGTCGAGCTATCGGATGCTCACGCAGATGGACGTGCTCAGGTTCCTGAAGGAACACGAGTCCGGTGCTGTGGCCATCCTGTCACGATCCGTGGAGGATCTAGGAGCGATAAACAGGAATGTCTTCGTGATTACCGATAGGACAAGAGTCATTGAGGCCATCAAGTGCATGAGGGCTGCTCTGCTCAATGCTGTCCCAATCGTGGCTTCAGGTGTTCTCGAGGAGGAAGATCACAGCCAACTTGTGGATGTATGGCCTTCTCATCCTGCTAGTTCCCTATCATTTCGGCTTTCTCCGGCCTCGCATTTTCGATGACTTTGCAAGTCCGAGTCTCatctttttctcatttcaaaAGAGATTGCAACTAGTATAATTTTGTTGCATCTGTGTATACCTTGTTTCAGACTATTGTCACTTACTTTAGTCCTATCTCTGGACTGTTGAACACACAGGGAAGAGGCAGGAAGCTCCTGGGCACGTTCTCGGCGACTGACTTGAGGAGGTGCCACGTTTCTGCACTGCGACCATGGCTATCGGCGACCGCACTCGAGTTCACGGAGACAATATCCACGAGCCCTTTATACTCGGCTCCTAGGGAGGGAGCTCTTTCCCGGGAGCTCGTGCCTTGCAGGGATGACACGCCGCTCGCCGAGGTAATGGACATGGCCGTGAATAAACATGTGCATAGAGTGTGGGTGGTGGATCACGGGGGCTTGCTGGCCGGGCTCGTGTCCCTCACGGACATGATTGGAGTCCTCAGGGCTTCACTACTGTCTGCATAGCACTCGGCCCTAGCCCTAACATTTGCGGGTTTTTGTAACGCTAGTGAAGATCTGTCTGGTATCCGGCTTAAATGGCAGAATTTAGTTTTCTTCCACTGATTGGAAGCTTGATGTTGACCATTGGAAAGAGCCTTGTTAGCTTCACAAGAATCTCTTATCTTGTGCGGGTCAACCTTAAGAAGCATTCTGTGTCTTTTGCATTTTGACGTTCTATAAAGACTACAAAGTTCAAAGCTAGCCAGTCCAACCCTTTGGCTATCCTGCGTGTGTTTCATGTTTCTTGCACCATGAATCTGAATCAGTTGGTACGACCGATTGGAACATCACGGACCAATTACAGGTGGGTTTGTAGAGACTCGAATGTTAGATCTTGTTTACCATGTTTCTTGCACTATCCCTAGCCGAATTGTCTTGCTCATGTCAATCGCACACTTGTTGCTTTCGGCAAACATAAAATGGTAGTGAATTCAAGATTCGACTGTATTTATATGAATGTATGTAAACCTTTTCCGTGAACTCTGGTTTGCTGGAGAAGCGAAGATGACGAAAGCAAAATGGTATATGCTTCGGAGACGCAAAGTTGGACGAAGTACAGAAAAGCTTAGCCATGAATGATTCACGCCTTACGTACCTTGCCTTCATCgctctttgagagagagagagaggcaaacaACTGACACATGACACGGAGAGACGTCTTTAGCAATAGCGAAACGGaggaaaatgacaaaacaaAGCATCCCCTCGCAATCCATCACAGATTGCAAATATCTGGTTCCAATTCCCCTTCcattcccccctctctctctaccgccgccttctctctctctctctctgagtctGTCGCTGTAGCGCCACTATAGATTATAGTGCCTCACTCATGTCCGCAACGACCGACTCTGCAACCACAAGTAGTGCCAACCATGTCCTCTGTTCTCCCACTTCCAACCCATTTATCAGCCTAACCACCTGCTTCCACTTTGACGCATCATGGCTCTGCTTCAAGGCAACCCCAAACCATTCCTTCTGTCTCCTCGCCGCCTCCCAATTCGCTCCTCAACCCACCCTACTTCATTCAACAACCGTCAAAAGCTCAATCTCAATCTCCGCCTGCCAATACTAATCAATGCGCTTCGCAAATTCCCAATCCGGAGCAATCTCCCCAGCAAAAGCAGAACATCCCGGCTCAATGCTGAAGCCGGGTCGGTCGGAGTCTCCGAAACAGAGGCCACGAGCGGGAGGAGGATTCTGCTGTCGGACGTGGTGGTGAAGAGGAAAAGGCGAGTCTTTTCAGGGAGGAAGTGGAATTCCCTGGACATCGGGACTGCTGGTGTCGTTCTGGCAATGCATTTGCTCAGCTTGTTAGCGCCGTTTTACTTCTCTTGGACCGCCCTCTGGGTCGCCGTTTCGTTGTACCTAGTCACTGGTCTGTTGGGCATTACGCTGTCGTTTCACAGGAACCTCTCCCACAGGAGCTTCAAGCTGAGGAAGTGGCTGGAGTACTTGTTCGCATATTGCGGTGTTTTGGCTCTTCAGGTTAGATAAGAAACAGATAAAAGTAGGGGAAAAGTTTGATTTTTGATGGGCTTTTCTCTGTGGGTTAATTTGTTGTTTCCCTTAACGGGATTTTGCAGGGGAATCCAATAGATTGGGTGAGCACACACAGGTACCATCACCAGCACTGCGATTCGGAGAGAGACCCTCATAGTCCCCTTGAAGGCTTTTGGTTCAGCCACATGAGTTGGCTCTTTGATACCAACTCTGTTGTTCAAAGGGTATCAAACatgaaaactctctctctctctctctctctctctcacattatGAGGGGAATGATGCATGAATTGAATGACATTTTGTTTACAGTGTGGTGGACCAAACAATGTGGGGGATTTGGAGAAGCAGCCATTCTACAGGTTCCTGCAGCGCACCTACATTGCACACCCCATTGCACTTGCTGTTCTGCTCAATGCATTGGGTGGAGTTCCTTTCCTTCTGTGGGGAATGGTAAGTGGAAGACGATTACTCCGTTCTCATCTTCTACATCTGTGCACGGTCGCTGAACACCACTAGATCTGTCCAAATTTTTGTCATCTTCTTTCATGATCCTCTCCATCTGATGTCTAAGGCATCTGCTCAGTCTTGTGGGGCTAGTTTTTCTTCGGCCACTCATATTGATGGGCCACAGATCTAGCATCGCAGACTGATCCCCATGAGCTCGGTCTATGGACCTTTTGGACTCTTCTTGTGCAAACAAAGCACTTGTTTCTTTACTTTAGAGTGTTTTGGGATTGAGAAATTGCTGTTTTATGCTAGAACGGAAAATACCAAACGTTCCATTAATCATGATTTTCCAACAGAACCATTTAAATTTTGGAATCTGTTGGAATATGAGCGTGCTTTGTGAATGGTGGGTTCAACATcagatttcttttccaaattcttGTTGCTTTTTGAAATTGCTcattaactttttttgtctcttatATGAGCTTTCTTTGCTGTGTAGTGTGTGAGGATCGTGTGGGTTTATCACATCACATGGCTTGTGAATTCAGCTTGCCATGTCTGGGGAAAGCAAGCATGGAACACTGGGGACTTGTCAAGGAACAATTGGTACGGTAATTTCTGTCCCCAGATTCTCACATATCCACCCATTTTTCTGGGAAATCGCATATTTATTCACAGATGTTGGTTTCTGTTTCGTGTAGGTGGGTGGCAGTTCTTGCATTTGGTGAGGGTTGGCACAACAATCACCATGCCTTTGAGTACTCGGCTCGGCATGGCATAGAGTGGTGGCAGCTTGACATAACATGGTATGTGGTGAGGCTGCTTCAAGTACTTGGTTTGGCCACTGATGTGAAGTTGCCCAGTGAAGCTCAGAAGCAGCGCCTGGCATTGAACATGGGAACCGCCTGTTGAATTTGAGATGGATTTCCTCGAATATCACATTCATCTCCTTTTAAAACCCTTTGCAAGCAGAAAAGGCTACTGATTTTTTGACTGAATATACACAATAGGAAAAAATTATAGACATTACGCTAGATTTGATTCCAATGAGAAGAGAAACTTGATGATACGAACTTCACCATGCACTTGAGCTTTGCATTGATAAAGACCCCCACCATTTTGAACGCTTACAATTACAGATGAAATGTCGAATATGTCGGACGATGACAGATTAAGAAAACCAGATTTGCAGAAGCAAGAACAAGGAGAAGTTAATTTGCATTGTCTTCAGGTCTCCAGTCTGTCCAGTTTGGATGAATATTTGAAAGAATTAGATGTTACATAAATGAATCAGATAGTTACACAAGGATATACAAATTGAGAACTTGAATGCTCTGGTTTCTGGGTTAGCTTCCAATCTGTACAAGGACTCGAGAGAACTCCGGACTGTCTTCCTATTGCGAAAGTGAGTCCAGAAGAAGCACAGCCGCACCAGTTGTTAGCGCCAACACGTAGGAAGAACTAAAAAACTCCTGAAAAACAGCATGTGAAAGAACAATGCATCAGAGCAAGAACAACTTTTCAACGTGCATAAACCGGCCAATATAGGGGGGGTACAGTAAAGTTGCCACGTTGGTATCGTCTTGTTATTAGTCCTAAATACCAACTTATCTCTGCCATTGT is a window from the Rhodamnia argentea isolate NSW1041297 chromosome 8, ASM2092103v1, whole genome shotgun sequence genome containing:
- the LOC115737926 gene encoding palmitoyl-monogalactosyldiacylglycerol delta-7 desaturase, chloroplastic-like isoform X2, which encodes MALLQGNPKPFLLSPRRLPIRSSTHPTSFNNRQKLNLNLRLPILINALRKFPIRSNLPSKSRTSRLNAEAGSVGVSETEATSGRRILLSDVVVKRKRRVFSGRKWNSLDIGTAGVVLAMHLLSLLAPFYFSWTALWVAVSLYLVTGLLGITLSFHRNLSHRSFKLRKWLEYLFAYCGVLALQGNPIDWVSTHRYHHQHCDSERDPHSPLEGFWFSHMSWLFDTNSVVQRCGGPNNVGDLEKQPFYRFLQRTYIAHPIALAVLLNALGGVPFLLWGMLAMSGESKHGTLGTCQGTIGGWQFLHLVRVGTTITMPLSTRLGMA
- the LOC115737926 gene encoding palmitoyl-monogalactosyldiacylglycerol delta-7 desaturase, chloroplastic-like isoform X1, which gives rise to MALLQGNPKPFLLSPRRLPIRSSTHPTSFNNRQKLNLNLRLPILINALRKFPIRSNLPSKSRTSRLNAEAGSVGVSETEATSGRRILLSDVVVKRKRRVFSGRKWNSLDIGTAGVVLAMHLLSLLAPFYFSWTALWVAVSLYLVTGLLGITLSFHRNLSHRSFKLRKWLEYLFAYCGVLALQGNPIDWVSTHRYHHQHCDSERDPHSPLEGFWFSHMSWLFDTNSVVQRCGGPNNVGDLEKQPFYRFLQRTYIAHPIALAVLLNALGGVPFLLWGMCVRIVWVYHITWLVNSACHVWGKQAWNTGDLSRNNWWVAVLAFGEGWHNNHHAFEYSARHGIEWWQLDITWYVVRLLQVLGLATDVKLPSEAQKQRLALNMGTAC